The genomic stretch ATTCCAAGTAAAATATATCAGAGAGAGCATAGTTACCAATGTCTCTTTTATTCCACAACTAAACTCTCAAcagaaatttaaaagaataaatgaaAACATGAGATCACTTCACATGAGTATATGTAGAAAGCATAAGCTTAGATATGACCACGAACTATGACTTTAGATCATTAAGAAAACATGTAAACAAAACCAgagaactatataaatgatattaGAATGTCAAACTAGGAATGCATTGCAAGAGAAGGGAAGCTTATAGATTACccctaacaatgtgaccaagataTGAGCTCCACTGCATCCTAATGGGTGTCCCAATGATACAGCCCCACCATGTACGTTAAGGCTTTCCTGAGAGATTTGGAAATTGGAAGAGTAAAAAAATGTAGATAAGGATAGTGACAAAATGGAGCAAAGCTGAAATGCATTGTGGACAGATGAATGACTATACAAATTGCATAAAAGGGAAGAGTGATCACATTTAAAATAGCATACATTTCAGACTTAAGAGTAAATCAACTTGAAAGAAATTATCTAGTTTTCTCCAAACTCACAGTATAGGGATTACAAGTACTAAAATCTTACAGAAAACGCTTCATTTATTTCATAGTAATCAATCTGAGAAGCATCTAAACTAGCATTTGAAATAGCTTTTGGTATCACAAGGGCTGGAGCAGTTGTAAAGAATTCAGGTGCCTGCGAAGATAATCTTCTTTGAGCTATGTTTCAGCAACAGTAAAATAGAACTAGGAATCCAATTCATTGGAATCTTTGCAATTACTTGCAATCCAAGTTGAAGTGCCTTCTCTCCACTCACTAGGACTAATGCAGCTGCACCATCACTATTCATGATAAAAACCAAACCATATTAAGGCAAGTTAAaatctgaaaccctagtcacacacacataaaaataagaaaaaggcTGCCCATAGAAAATAAACCAGTTTTGTTGTAGCATAAACTACAATAAGTGTTGCACACCAGTTGCTTAAATGTACAAGAAAGTAAATGAGGATTTAGATAGTACAAGCCTCTAAACAGAAGGCACAGGAAACAATATATCTGATTGCATTACCACACtaagttaataattttttttcagcaTTGGCGGCGAGGGGAAAGGGAGAGGTGGGAACCTTATGATTGAAGCATTGCCAGCAGTAACAGAGCCCTCGTTTTGCTTGAAACTTGGTCTTAGCTTTCTTAATTTTGTAGCATCAAACTATGAAGAGagacaaaaacaaattaaaagtACTGAAGCAAGTATTgaaaaatttgacttaaaatctACTTTTAACTAGAAAACCTTACTATGacataaatattaataattatacaaGTTCACAAAATTTAGTATATACAATTTAGTATCAAGATAACTCACAtccatatatttaaaaaaaaaaatggaccTCAGAAAATCCTAGTAATGTAGAAGCAATCAAGCCAATAATTTGCACTGGTAGAAACTTCTAATTATGGAACAAAACTGCTTTCCAAATAAGCAAGCAAGAAACTTTCACAACTAGAGAAGAAATATGGATTCTGAACTGACTCTAATTTTGATTTTTGCATtgtgaaaaaaaattacaacagtAATTTATGTAATTTACtgtcaaaagaaaaaaatttctaAAGTAAATTCTATTTCTATTAGATGTGCATACCTTTTCTAGACCTTCATCCTTGTCAACAATTTTGGATGGCTTCCCTCGGCCCCAGGCACTTCAACCTACAGTTACAAAATTGTGAACCAAGATGGATATTGTAAATTAACTTCAACCATAAAACTAATCTTTTTATAAAGCAATAAGTCTGGCTTTCCTAGAAGCAATAAGGAAGTACAACTAGACAGACCACACAAAATGACGAAATGGTAGTTGATAAATAGAAAACATATCCCTTAGTATCAAGACACAAACCTTTATCGAAATAGCCAGGTCAATCACCAAGCTTGTGACATATCCCAAGACAAGGTCAATGACACCTCTTGCAAATGATGAAGATCCAATGCCTACATCAATctgcaaaatagacagttaagctGCCATTTTCTACAATTTAGTATcccatagagaaaaaaaaaagaggtttGCAAATTATCATATTACTTCAGTAGCCAAAGGGCAAAAGTAAATTTTTCTGTAAAACTAAAAACTTAACTTCTCTTTATTtagtgtaacaataaaaataattaaagaaataaataatacttAATGTGACATCTAGGCAAGTAAGATGTTTGACAAACATTTCACATGCTTAGGGAGAGATATGTTTAGGATGTCAAAGCAAACAttaaatcaaaatcataaatagaTGAAAAATGACTCAGATTCTAGCATATaggaaatttttaaattttaagagagaaagaaagtaaaagtaaagatatatatatatatatatatataaataccttTTCATTAGTATGGCCGGTAAATGTTAAGCTGCAAGCATTTGCAGAAAGACTCCTCTTGAGATCCCATAGTTTTAAAGTGTTGTCAGTGGAGGCAGAAACAAGGGTCTCTGAATCCAAGAATTTCACATAGCTTACAGCTTTGCCATGGCCGGCCAATACACACCAGGGTGTTTTAGCATATCTTAGATCATAACAGTAGGTTCTGTAATCTGCAGACCCAAAAGCCAGTAAGTGGGTCGAATGGGCAGAGAACTGGACACAGTAGACATTTGCAAGGCTCCTAATAGTTCCTAAACAGTTTTTctgcacaaaaaatatatatagttatatataagCTTTTTATTGAagcaaaaagtaaaattttgctttcAAGTACCATGGATAATTAGAAGGAAAGTGACAAAGTATAATAGGCATATTTGGCCACAACAGGATCCTTTCACATTTTTTTAGAATGAAAAAGCTCATCTTGTATAATCATGTGAAAGGACTCTAGTAGGGACCTTTTTTATTTCCTATAGATAATGTCTGTATCATACAAACACAAACTACTTCTTTAGGTAGAAAGAAAAAGATCCAAAGGTAATGAACTTCATCCTTGTTATGTCGACACCTTACTACTTCAATAAAGCTAGAATCCTcattacatatacatatatagagagagaaatcatatatctatatatagagagagaaagcATACCTCGTTGATGCTCCACAGTTTCACAGAGCAATCATCACTTCCACTGGCTAATTTAGTGGGGTATACTTTTGAAAAGTCAACGGACCATGCTCTCTTCTCATGCTCATTGTATTGAGAGAAAACCTGACCAGTGCTAACATCCCATAACTGAAAATTCAAGTCAACAATTTCATGAGAAAGTATGGGCATTACTAAACACAAACATATATGTTGTAGTATACACCACTGAATTTTAAGGTGAAAACAAGCTGAGCGTGATGTGTGTCAAGTATAGACAGAAATCCCCACATTTTATAATATCTAAAGGAAAAACTTACAAACATCTGCTCTTTACTTAAACATCCTTACAATATTACTTTTTTTTGGGTAAATCACAATGAAAAACCTGTGCGATAACATTAAGTCACAATTATAGCAAAAGATATACAAACCTTGACTGCACCATCATAATCAGTAGAGGCCAAATAGTTTTTGATGTAGTTGTTCCAGGAAACACAACTgatctttgatttgtttgacatctCAATCACTGGATAGTGAATATCAACAAAATCATTGAGGAGAGAATTAAACTCaaatatctttattttctttGAAGCTCCAGCAGCTGCAAAGTAGTCTTCATCCCTGTCAAAACTCAAGGAGCATATTACATTTGAAGAATTACTAAATTCCCCATTTCTTACGACTCTGCGCACTTCAAATTTACTGTAACGGGCATACTTGCACAAGCCATCAAAAAAGGCTCCCAGGCAGTCACTTGAATTCtgtttctcttcatctttttgagCCAAATACCAACTATCACGATTTTTCAATAACTCGTTATCTTGGCGCACTACTACATCAGTCTCAGGAAGTTGAATATTGGACCTCATAGAGAAGTATGCATTTTCAAGCTGACTCATATTTTTCATCAATCTTGATTCACTTGTGTTAGAAACAGGGGACAATTGGGAGAGCTTATCTGAACTAGAAGGCTCTCTGTGAACAGATACATTTTGCTTTCCATGCACAGAGGAGTCATCATGAGCCAAGTGTTTGGAAGGGTGTCTTCTCTCGATTTCTTCAATATCTCCTTCAAAACACTGTATGTCTTCCACTAACTTAGAGGCATCCTTCTGCTTCTGTTCTTTTAATGACTCGAGGAAATGCAATAGTAATTCTGACTCACCATCATCCTGGTCAATGGCTAAAGACAACTCCTCTGGACATGCTTCCTGTAATCCATTAACTACTTCAGATTGCAGGATTTCCCTGTAGTTAAAAGCAACAACCAACAACTGAGGATATTGTATCATGGTGTAAAGGCAGTTGATGTACAGACTAAAAAAGCAGTTTCTATTTAAATCCACCAAATGTCCAAGTCTTCCAATACATGAAAAAACTAAAATTTCTAACAGAGGCACAGGAATTGACAATGTAATTCCATATGAATAGATAAAGAATCCAATCACAAAGGTTAAGAGGATTGTATTATTCTTCAAGAAACTAATTGAAAAACCATATTGCCTAGGCTATTTTTCCAAAAATGTTGTCAGAAAAATCTCCTAAAGGGACCTGAGACTATGTTGTACTTTTTAGTCGCACCAGAAAAATGCATATCAACAAATACAATGACCATAGTAGGGCAATTTTGAAGTCTGGTTTCCAAAACAGTGGACTAACTGCTGCATGCCTGAAATATCTCCTGAATGGACCTGCGAGTATGCCGTACCTATAGTAGCAACCAGAAAATGGATACTGACATTCATCATGGTATGGCAATggtaattattttaaaatcaattctCATATAGTCATATCCTACAAAGGGTCATCTACACATGTGATGCAAATTGTGACAATTTATCAGATCACAATACAAAGATATGAGGAACCAATTTATAAGGGTTTTAATATCCTGCAAATATAAATAGCCTAATTGTCAACAAAGCCATTTTAGGAGgtcaatataaatataatataaaagaaAATTGGTAATATTATCaatcaaaattattttctaaTATATCAACTATATTCACCAAGGCAATACGTCTTAGAAaatcttattctttttttttaatcacATCTGAAACAACTAGCATTTCCATCTTTGAATTTATCATGGACACGAATTTAGAGCTACCTTGTTGTTGGGCGCGATGATGGTTCGGGATGAAGTAGCCATAGACAGAATCTAGCTTCCTTGGGATTTTCCAAAAGAAAATTTGGAGGAAGGATCCTATGGCGCAAATCCGACATAGCTGTGGCAAGTGTGCTATCCGAATCAAAATGACCAAGTAACTGAAAGAAACTACCCAAATTAATCCATCAGATTTTTCAGCCAATCCCCACATTCACAAACACATGTAATAAATAGCTAACAAATAGCATATTAATTAACATGATCTTTGCAAACAAAGcccaaaataaaaacaaacattcACAAAATAAGCTGCTTGCATAAATTTTCTAAAAACTGTTAGTACAGTCTTATCTGTTAGGAGCAATACAACTAATATCAATAGCAAGAAACtataattaatagaattaaaattTCTTATTCCATTCAAAATTAACAACGTTTGGTATTTTCTGACCAAATAAGAAAGAAATACCTCTCAGAAATTAAATAGACTCAGAGAAGATAATAAGAAAGCACCAAGCAACAGAGAACTAAGTGAACCATGGCAACTGACCAAAGCAGAAAGAATTGAAGTAAAAAATGGAAGACTAACCGTCGTGACCTGGCAGTAGCATAACACGGTTTAAACTCTGTACATGTTTACCATCTAACATTTCTTCAAATTCCTGATGCGAGCTCCTTGCATAGTCACCCTCACCTGGCAGTAGCATCTCCTGTGAATTCAACATTTCTCCTGTGGGTTTCAGAAAAAACTCGTTCTCTTTGCCTTGAAGGTGTTCACGTTCAACTGCATCCAGTGGGGTAACCTCCTCCCCCACACCATCATCCATGCTTCTAAACATACTTTATTCACATATATCCATGAACAAGAGTAGCACTATCAGTCAAAACTCTGAAACCAACTAATGTTGTTACACTAAATACTTCTGCATAGAAGAAATACCACTGTCAAAAGTACAATACTAGCAAGTTAAAAGGCAATGCCCAAAAGATCAAAACATGAAAATATTCTAGCAACCCTTCATCTTAACTAGAAAATATGAATATCTAGCCAGACCCCAGTAATATGCTACTTTCAATTTTACAAACAACAAGTTTTAGAACAAAGCTAGTAACCACACCACGTGCGTTATATTCATGATCGATCAATGGACCCAGGTAAACAGTTCTATAAAGTCTCTAAAACTTACACGAGAGACAGACCACAACTATTTTCCGTTTGGTTACCAAGAAAACAAAACGAAAGGggggagaaagaaagaaagaaaaatgtaaCAGTATGCATACAACtccatttcacatatataaacTGACTCAAAACATGAAACAAAATCTCATTTAGCTCAAATGAGTTGTTAATTCTACAATTCTCACACACACAATCACCAAATAATTCTCTTCAATTTTCTCGACAACCAAACAGGAAAAGAATTGAAAGCTCAAACTGTAGAAAAAATAATGAAATCAAAGGCATACATGTACGAATTCCAACAAAACAAACGAAGCACCGGAACATGAAAAGCCGCGAAATGCAATCTCAACGTGGTAAGAAAGAAGAGAGGAGGTGAATTACAGAGGTGACGAAACACAAAAACCCTAAAAGGCAAAGCAAAACTAAAAGCAGTGGTGAAAGAAGAACAATCCAAaagcacacaataataataaagcGATGGAAAGAAGAACAATCCGGTGTCGTCGTTCGCCTCTGGTGTCGTGTGAGGGCTTGGGCCCGCGTGTTCGAAGCTTCGACgggtctggtgggagaaagagatcaGAGAGAGAATGATGAGGAAAAAGGAGAAAGAATTGAAGGGAATGAATTGGGTCTCTCGGGtctcacaaatgaaaaaaaaaaagctaagtgtGGCGGGATGGTGGAATTATTACCGTCCTTTTTTCATAAAGTGGCCCAATATATTACTCTAGCATAACATTTTTTGATTAGTATTATATTCGTGTGTTATGGAAATGAGTATTTAGTGTAGTGAGGCAGCAACTTAAAAAGTTCTATTCGGAAGTCAAGCATTATTATTGGAATGAGCCCATTCTCTTTCGTCATTGtgctgatcaaataattagaagatgtaTCTCGGAAGAGGAGATGTTCCATTCTTACTCATTGCCATACTCTACATTGTGGCGGTCACTTCGGAGGAACAAGGATACTAGCAAAAGTTATGCAATGTGGGCTTTATTTGCCCacgttatttaaagatgctagtgCATTTATCAAGAGTTGTGATCATTGCCAAAGGACTAGCAACATATCGAGAAGAGATTAAATGTCGATgactggaattctggaagttgagTTGTTCGATGTGTGGGAAATACACTTTATGGAACCTTTCCCATCATCTTATAATAACAAGTACATTCTGCTTGTAGTAgactatgtttctaaatgggtggaagttgCAGCAgctcctacttgtgatggtaaaaaggtacttaaattccttcataaaataattttaccGGGTTCAGTACTCCAAGAGCAATTATTAGATACAAAGGAAGTCCTTTCTGCAACAAGTCATTCACTTCTCTATGCGCTCGTTACAGAGTTCATCATCAAAAGGCTTTGTTCTACAATCCACTTGCAAATGGTCAAGTAGAAGTGTCAAATCTGGAGGTAAAAAGCATCTTGGAGAAGACTATAAATACATCAAGGAATGATTGGTCGAAAAGGCTTGATGATTCATTCTGGGCATATCGCACAGCCTTCAAGACTCTGATCGGTATGTCACTGTATGATTGGTGTTTGGCAAGGCCTATAATTTACCGGTGGAACTATAGCACATAGCTTACTGGGCTGTAAAAAAACTAAACATTGATCTCTTTATGGCGGGACAAAATAGGCTTATGGAGTTGAAAGAACTCGATGAATTTCagaatgaagcctatgagaatacaaggatttataaagaaaagtccAAGGCCTTTCATGATAAAAGGATACTTAGGAAGGATTTCCAACCGGGAGCAAGGCGCTATTATCTAACTCTCGATTGTAGCTTTTTCTCGGTAAATTGAAGTCGAGATGGTCGGGACCATACATAGTAGTTGTCTCATTGCCTTATAGAGCGATGGAAATTCATAGAGAGAAAACGAGACACTTTAAGGTGAATGGTCAAAGATTGAAGCACTATTTGGAAGGCCAGGTGGAAAAATGCAAGTCTGTGATGATCTTGGAACCCGTCTGAATAAGGTGTTCAAAGTCCAGCTAAATGATGTTAACGACATTGCTGTAGGAGGCAGtcctataatttatttttgtttttgttttaattcttaattatttgaaaatttttatttaattttgttcttGATTTCTAAAgaatcatttttattattattatttagttttaGAGTAGGTTGCATGTAGAAACCGTGCCATTCATGAAAAGGCAGTTTTAAAATTTTTCTGGAGGTCAAGTTGCAACTTGCCCTTATAAGTCGCACCCTAGTAGAAGTCAGAGAGCTCAAAAAATCAAGGAAGAGGCGGGCCTCGACTTGCTCTTATAAGTCGCGACGCGCTAGGAAGTCAGAGAGCATGAAATTTTTTATGGaaaaggcgggccgcgacttgttCTTATGAGTCACGGTGCCTGCACAATAAAAATTCGAGAAAAAAAGAGGCGGGCCATGACTTGTCATCgctgggtcgcgacgcgcc from Humulus lupulus chromosome 5, drHumLupu1.1, whole genome shotgun sequence encodes the following:
- the LOC133777435 gene encoding protein SPA1-RELATED 2-like isoform X3, whose amino-acid sequence is MSDLRHRILPPNFLLENPKEARFCLWLLHPEPSSRPTTREILQSEVVNGLQEACPEELSLAIDQDDGESELLLHFLESLKEQKQKDASKLVEDIQCFEGDIEEIERRHPSKHLAHDDSSVHGKQNVSVHREPSSSDKLSQLSPVSNTSESRLMKNMSQLENAYFSMRSNIQLPETDVVVRQDNELLKNRDSWYLAQKDEEKQNSSDCLGAFFDGLCKYARYSKFEVRRVVRNGEFSNSSNVICSLSFDRDEDYFAAAGASKKIKIFEFNSLLNDFVDIHYPVIEMSNKSKISCVSWNNYIKNYLASTDYDGAVKLWDVSTGQVFSQYNEHEKRAWSVDFSKVYPTKLASGSDDCSVKLWSINEKNCLGTIRSLANVYCVQFSAHSTHLLAFGSADYRTYCYDLRYAKTPWCVLAGHGKAVSYVKFLDSETLVSASTDNTLKLWDLKRSLSANACSLTFTGHTNEKLNCLFCRLM
- the LOC133777435 gene encoding protein SPA1-RELATED 2-like isoform X2: MATSSRTIIAPNNKEACPEELSLAIDQDDGESELLLHFLESLKEQKQKDASKLVEDIQCFEGDIEEIERRHPSKHLAHDDSSVHGKQNVSVHREPSSSDKLSQLSPVSNTSESRLMKNMSQLENAYFSMRSNIQLPETDVVVRQDNELLKNRDSWYLAQKDEEKQNSSDCLGAFFDGLCKYARYSKFEVRRVVRNGEFSNSSNVICSLSFDRDEDYFAAAGASKKIKIFEFNSLLNDFVDIHYPVIEMSNKSKISCVSWNNYIKNYLASTDYDGAVKLWDVSTGQVFSQYNEHEKRAWSVDFSKVYPTKLASGSDDCSVKLWSINEKNCLGTIRSLANVYCVQFSAHSTHLLAFGSADYRTYCYDLRYAKTPWCVLAGHGKAVSYVKFLDSETLVSASTDNTLKLWDLKRSLSANACSLTFTGHTNEKIDVGIGSSSFARGVIDLVLGYVTSLVIDLAISIKVEVPGAEGSHPKLLTRMKV
- the LOC133777435 gene encoding protein SPA1-RELATED 2-like isoform X1, coding for MSDLRHRILPPNFLLENPKEARFCLWLLHPEPSSRPTTREILQSEVVNGLQEACPEELSLAIDQDDGESELLLHFLESLKEQKQKDASKLVEDIQCFEGDIEEIERRHPSKHLAHDDSSVHGKQNVSVHREPSSSDKLSQLSPVSNTSESRLMKNMSQLENAYFSMRSNIQLPETDVVVRQDNELLKNRDSWYLAQKDEEKQNSSDCLGAFFDGLCKYARYSKFEVRRVVRNGEFSNSSNVICSLSFDRDEDYFAAAGASKKIKIFEFNSLLNDFVDIHYPVIEMSNKSKISCVSWNNYIKNYLASTDYDGAVKLWDVSTGQVFSQYNEHEKRAWSVDFSKVYPTKLASGSDDCSVKLWSINEKNCLGTIRSLANVYCVQFSAHSTHLLAFGSADYRTYCYDLRYAKTPWCVLAGHGKAVSYVKFLDSETLVSASTDNTLKLWDLKRSLSANACSLTFTGHTNEKIDVGIGSSSFARGVIDLVLGYVTSLVIDLAISIKVEVPGAEGSHPKLLTRMKV